GTTCCTGCTGGTGATGGCGTTCGGGTCGCTGTTCATGGTGGCCGGCAAACGCTACGCCGAACTGCAGCTCGCCGAGCAGACCGGCGCCAAGATCCGCAAGTCGCTGGAGAGCTACACCGGCACCTACCTGCGGTTCGTGTGGACGGCCTCGGCCACCGCAATGTTGGTCTGCTACAGCCTTTTCGCCTTCGAGCGCGACAGCGGGTCCGGCTCCTGGTACGCGGTGTCGATCATCCCGATCACCGTCGGGATCCTGCGCTACGCGGTCGACGTCGACGGCGGCATGGCCGGTGAGCCCGAGGACATCCTGCGGCGCGACCGGGTGCTGCAACTGATGGCGCTGGCCTGGATCGGAACCATCGGTGCTGCCGTCGCCTTCGGTTAGCCTGCGGGCCCGCGGCGTGCCACCGGACCCCCGGGTCCGGCCGCTGGGCTGGCCCGCGGTCGCCTACAGCCCGTCGGTGCGGCTGAGTTCGTGGGCCGGGGTGGCCGTCGTGCTGCTGCTGTTCGGCGTGGGGGCGTGGCGGCGACGGTGGATCTCCGATGACGGTCTGATCGTGCTGCGCACCGTGCGAAACCTGCTGGCCGGCAACGGGCCGGTGTTCAATGCCGGTGAACGGGTGGAGGCCAACACCTCCACGGCATGGACTTACCTGATGTATCTGGGCAGCTGGCTCGGCGGGCCGGTGCGGATGGAGTACGTGGCGCTGGCGTTCGCGCTGACGCTGAGCCTGGCCGGGGTGGCGTTGCTGATGCTGGGCACCACCCGGTTGTACGCACCCGGCCTGCAGGGCCGCCGCGCCCTGCTGCTGCCGGCCGGGGCACTGGTCTACATCGCGGTGCCGCCCGCCCGGGACTTCGCCACCTCCGGACTGGAGAGCGGTCTGGTGCTGGCCTATCTGGGCCTGCTGTGGTGGATGCTGGTCTGCTGGGCGCAGGCGCTGCGGATGCCCCGATCCCGTGCCCGCGGAACACGTTTCACCGCCGCCCTGGCATTCGTGGCCGGTTTCAGCGTGCTGGTGCGCCCCGAGCTGGCGCTGATCGGCGGCGGCGCGCTGGTCATGCTGCTGATCGCGGCGCGGGGCTGGCGGCCCCGGGCGCTGATCCTGGTGGCCGGCGGGGCGCTCCCGGTGGCCTACCAGATCTTCCGGATGGGTTACTACGCGCTGCTGGTGCCCGGTACCGCGCTGGCCAAGGACGCCGCCGGCGACAAGTGGTCGCAGGGAATGATCTACCTGGCGAACTTCAACGCCCCCTACGCGATGTGGGTTCCCGCAGTGCTTTTGACCGCGCTGGGCGTGACGCTGTGGGTGGGCGCCGCGGTGCGCCACCGGCCCCGCCGTCCGGTGCCCCGCGGCGTCGGCCCGTGGGCCCGGCTGGTGCAGAGCCCGGGAGCGGTGGTCTGCTTCTTCGTGATCAGCGGTCTGCTGCAGGGCGCCTACTGGATCCGCCAGGGCGGCGACTTCATGCATGGCCGGGTGCTGCTGGCGCCGTTGTTCTGCATGTTGGCCCCGGTGGCCGTCATCCCGATCCTGCTGCCCGATGGTGCGCGCTTCCACCGGGAGGCCGGCTACCCGCTCAGCGGCGCGGTCGCCGTGCTGTGGCTGGCGGTTGCCGGCTGGGCGCTGTGGGCGGCCAACTCGCCCGGGATGGGCGATGACGCAACGCGGGTCACCTACTCCGGGATAGTCGACGAACGCCGGTTCTATTCGCAGGCCACCGGTCACCCGCATCCGCTGACCGCCGCGGACTATCTCGGCTATCCGCGAATGCGCGCGGTGCTGAGCACGATCGAGGCCACCCCGGACGGGGCGCTGCTGCTGCCGTCGGGCAACTACGACCAGTGGGACGTCGTCCCGGTCATCCTGCCGGTGCCCCCGGGGGTCGGCGTCCCGGCCGATCCCGATCCGGGCGGGACCGGGCCCCACACCGTCTTCTTCACCAATCTGGGCATGTTGAGCATGAACACCGGGCTCGACGTTCGGCTGCTCGACCAGATCGGACTGGCCAATCCGATTGCGGCGCATACCGAACGGCTCGACCACGGCCGGATCGGCCATGACAAGGACCTGTTCCGGGACTGGGTGGTGGCCGACGGCCCCTGGGTCAAGTGGTATCCGCTGATCCCGGGCTATCTGGACCAGGATTGGATCGCCCAGGCCGAGGCCGCCCTGCGCTGCCCCGACACCGCGGCGGTGCTGGGCTCGGTGCGCGCGCCGATGGGCCCGCGCCGGTTCCTGTCCAACGTGCTGCATTCGGCGGGCTACACCCGGTACCGCATCGAGCGGGTGCCCCGCGACGAACTGATCCGGTGCGGCCTGGCCGTGCCCGAACCGAGCCGCCCGCCCTATACCGGGATGCCGCCCGACGTCCCGTGACGGCGCGTCCTCGACCACGGCGAAAATGTGATGGACGTCATGTCCTGCCGGTCGCAGCTACCGACCGCGTCCGGTCTCACCGGCTGGAATGGCCTCGCGAGCGCAGCGCCCCGGCCGCGGGAAAGACCGATGTCGAGGCGATTCGCCCCGCGCGCGCCAGAACCGCAAGGGCTCCCAGGCCGTTTCTGTGGTTGACTACACCGGCACTGTCGCGCTCGCGCGCGCAGATCCGGTCCGAGTCGGACCACCCAATGAGAGCACGGCAACAAGACGAATGAGGATGTCCAGAATGAAGCTGCTTGACAGGTTGATGGTCGCCGCCGCCGGCGCGGCCCTGCTGGCGGGGTTGGTCGGTGTCGTCGGCGGCACCGCGGAGGCGAACGCCTTCTCCCGGCCGGGTCTGCCGGTCGAGTACCTGCAGGTGCCCTCGGCGAGCATGGGCCGCGACATCAAGGTCCAGTTCCAGAGCGGCGGTCAGGGCTCTCCGGGCCTGTACCTGCTCGACGGCATGCGCGCCCAGGACGACTTCAACGGCTGGGACATCAACACCCCGGCGTTCGAGTGGTACCTCAACTCGGGCATCTCGGTGATCATGCCCGTCGGTGGCCAGTCCAGCTTCTACAGCGACTGGTACAAGCCGGCCTGCGGCAAGGCGGGTTGCTCCACCTACAAGTGGGAGACCTTCCTCACCAGTGAGCTGCCGTCCTACCTGGCCTCGGAGTACGGCGTGAGCCAGACCAGCAATGCGGCGGTCGGCCTGTCGATGGCCGGCTCGTCGGCGATGACGCTGGCCATCTACCACCCCAACCAGTTCACCTACGCCGGCTCGCTGTCGGGTTACCTCAACCCGTCCACCGGCAAGGGCTGGATCGGCCTGTCGATGGGCGACGCCGGGGGCTACAAGAAGAACGACATGTGGGGCGAGGACAACGACCCGGCCTGGCTGCGCAACGACCCGACGGTCAACGTCGACAAGCTGGTCGCCAACAACACCCGGCTGTGGGTTTTCTGCGGCAACGGCAAGGCCAATGAGCTGGGTGGCGACAACATCCCGGCGGTCTTCCTGGAGCAGAACTTCATGATCGGCGCCAACAAGAAGTTCCAGGAGCTCTACACCGCGGCCGGCGGCAGCAACGCGATCTTCAACTTCCCGGCGTATGGCACGCACTCCTGGGAGTACTGGGGTCAGCAGCTGCAGGCGATGAAGCCGGACCTGCAGAGCCACCTGGGCGCTTCGCCGACGACCGAGAGCGCTCCGGCCGAGTAGTCCCACGGACTCAGACACACCGCCGACGGCGGCGACCCCACGGGTCGCCGCCGTCGGTAGTTTCCGGCCCTGCCCGCCGCTGCCGTGTGGTTGACTACCTTCGGCGGATCGCCTGCGCGCGGCCAGCGGCGGATGATCGCCACGAAATCTGTGCCGACGAGCGAGGTGGGAATGAGCGGACTGTCGAAGTTGCTTCGGGCGCTGTGGGTGGCCGTGCTGACTCTGGGCATGTGGGGCGGCGGCGTCATGGTCGGCGCAGGCGCGCATGCCGCACAGTTCGAGAACCTGATGGTGCCCTCACCGGCGATGGGCCGCGACATTCCGGTGGCCTTCCTCAACCAGGGACCGCACGCGGTATACCTGCTCGACGCCTTCGACGCCCACCCCGAGGTGAGCAACTGGGTGACCGCGGGCAACGCGATGAACACGCTGGCCGGCAAGGGCGTCTCGGTGGTCGCACCGGCCGGCGGGGCCTACAGCATGTACACCAATTGGGAAAAAGACGGCAGCAAGCAGTGGGAGACCTTCCTGTCGTCCGAGCTGCCGGACTGGCTGGCGGCCAACCGGGGCCTGGCGCCGGG
This is a stretch of genomic DNA from Mycolicibacter terrae. It encodes these proteins:
- the zomB gene encoding flagellar motor control protein ZomB gives rise to the protein MLPSPSVSLRARGVPPDPRVRPLGWPAVAYSPSVRLSSWAGVAVVLLLFGVGAWRRRWISDDGLIVLRTVRNLLAGNGPVFNAGERVEANTSTAWTYLMYLGSWLGGPVRMEYVALAFALTLSLAGVALLMLGTTRLYAPGLQGRRALLLPAGALVYIAVPPARDFATSGLESGLVLAYLGLLWWMLVCWAQALRMPRSRARGTRFTAALAFVAGFSVLVRPELALIGGGALVMLLIAARGWRPRALILVAGGALPVAYQIFRMGYYALLVPGTALAKDAAGDKWSQGMIYLANFNAPYAMWVPAVLLTALGVTLWVGAAVRHRPRRPVPRGVGPWARLVQSPGAVVCFFVISGLLQGAYWIRQGGDFMHGRVLLAPLFCMLAPVAVIPILLPDGARFHREAGYPLSGAVAVLWLAVAGWALWAANSPGMGDDATRVTYSGIVDERRFYSQATGHPHPLTAADYLGYPRMRAVLSTIEATPDGALLLPSGNYDQWDVVPVILPVPPGVGVPADPDPGGTGPHTVFFTNLGMLSMNTGLDVRLLDQIGLANPIAAHTERLDHGRIGHDKDLFRDWVVADGPWVKWYPLIPGYLDQDWIAQAEAALRCPDTAAVLGSVRAPMGPRRFLSNVLHSAGYTRYRIERVPRDELIRCGLAVPEPSRPPYTGMPPDVP
- a CDS encoding esterase family protein yields the protein MKLLDRLMVAAAGAALLAGLVGVVGGTAEANAFSRPGLPVEYLQVPSASMGRDIKVQFQSGGQGSPGLYLLDGMRAQDDFNGWDINTPAFEWYLNSGISVIMPVGGQSSFYSDWYKPACGKAGCSTYKWETFLTSELPSYLASEYGVSQTSNAAVGLSMAGSSAMTLAIYHPNQFTYAGSLSGYLNPSTGKGWIGLSMGDAGGYKKNDMWGEDNDPAWLRNDPTVNVDKLVANNTRLWVFCGNGKANELGGDNIPAVFLEQNFMIGANKKFQELYTAAGGSNAIFNFPAYGTHSWEYWGQQLQAMKPDLQSHLGASPTTESAPAE